The Tenuifilum thalassicum genome includes the window CAGATACAGGTATTGGAATCCCCGTTGATAAGCAAGCCCAAATCTTTGAAGAGTTTACTCAGGCTGATAGCAGCACCTCGCGACGTTTTGGGGGAACAGGTCTTGGGCTAACAATTGTTAAAAGGCTTGTTGAACTTCAAGGAGGAGAAGTCTCCCTTTCGAGTCAGCCCGATGAGGGAACCATTATCCGTATAGTAATCCCATACAGCACAAAAGTTGATGAAGCTGAACATTCAGAAAATCGTGTTGCAGGTTCTCTAAAAGAAGGTGCAGCTATATTGATAATTGATGATGATGAGGTAAATCGACTGATTGTAACAGAAATGGCTAAAAGCATAGGCCTAAAAGTAACAGCTTTAGAGAGTGCCAACAAGCTTTTAGAGATTATCAAGGTGCAGAACTTCGATGCTATTTTAACTGATATACATATGCCAGAAATATCGGGTTATGATGTTGTAAGTCAATTAGAGGAGAATGGTGTGAAAGTTCCAGTAATAGGAATAACTGCTAACGATACAATTGACAATCCGGAACACTTTTCAACTTATGGATTTTCTGGATATTTGATAAAACCTTTTACTGAAGATGATTTGGTAAGAGTCTTGGGACCAATTGTGGGATATAGCCGTTCAAAACGAAGAACCTCAACTACTCCTAAAAAAGTTGCAAACACCTTTGATTTAGATGAATTGTATCGTTTTACAGGTGGGAATAAAGAATCGGTTAGGCTTATTTTAAATTCTTTTCTAGAGAATACGCAAAAGAATATGGGCGATTTAGCCCAATTAATAAAAAATAGGGAGTTGACAAAGGCTTCAAATGTAGCGCATAAGATGAAGTCTGCCTTTAATCAGTTTAAAATATACGATATTGCTAGCATATTACAGAAAATTGAGCATCTTCCTCCAAATAAATACAAAGCGGCTAGCCTTTATCTTGAAAGGCTCAATCGAAGGATGAAAGGATTTATTGTTGAGCTTAAACAGATTATAGAACGGTTGTAGGCTATAGAATTCTAATACCCATTACAACAACATCGTCAATGCGTGGGGTGTCGCCATGCCAATTTTTAAGAGTTTCGTCTAAAATTTGGTGCTGTTCGCTCATGGGTTTGTGATGTATTTTAAGAAGTAACTCCTTAAAATGCTTAATCATAAACTTGCGGCCATCAGGACCTCCGAATTGATCGACATATCCATCGGAGAAGGTGTAAATAGCATCACCTTTTTTAATTTCTATTTCATGGTTAGTGAAGGGGACTTCGCCGCGCAGATGGAAGCCAATTGGCATTTTATCTCCCTTTATTTGAATAACCTCATTATCCCTAATTAGAATTAATGGATTGTTTGCACCAGCAAACTGTAACATTTGAGTTTCTTCATCGATAATATACAATGCGATATCCATTCCATCTTTACTCCCACCAATTTCTCCTGTCTGATGAAGAGCAGCAATAACCATTCTGCGAAGCTCGTTTAGGATTTCGCTTGCTTTAAGTTTAGGATTATCGCCAATGATTTGGGTTAGGAAAGAGATGCCCAACATGCTCATAAATCCTCCAGGTACTCCATGCCCTGTGCAATCGGCAACAGCAGCAATCTTTAGGTTGCCAACTTGTATTATGTAGTAAAAATCGCCACTTACAATATCGCGAGGGAGGTAAAGGATAAAGTTCTCAGGGAAAATTTTGTCCACCTGATGTTTAGGTGTTAGCAATGCTTTCTGAATACGGCTAGCATATTGAATGCTACTTGTAATTTCCTCGTTTTGAGCAGCTATCCTCTCCTTTTGCTGTTCAATTTCTTCTTTTTGTGCAACTACCTCGGCAGTACGCTCTTTAACTATTTGCTCGAGATGCTCTTTTTCTGCGATAAGCCTTCTCGTATTCCATTTAACAATTCCCCAAACTAAAAATACAAATAGGATTAAATAGAATATAAAAGCAAGAATTGTTCTATACCATGGCGGCATTATTTCAAAAGCATAGGTTGCTTCTATACTTTCATCGCCATAAATATTTCGTGCCTTTACGTGGAAAATATATTTTCCCTCACGCAGGTTTGTATATGTGGCTTCTGCTTTTTTATCCCAAGGGCTCCATCCCTTCTCATCGGAACCCTCAAGATAATGGCTGTATAGAATGCTCTCTTCCTTCTCAAAGAATGGGGCAGCAAAGCTGAAAATCATGGCATTGTGATGGTATCCAAGTTTGGGTACCTGATAGGGAAGTTGTTGTAACGATAAAACTCGACGCAAAGAGTCTTGGCGATAAAATGCACCATCAAACAAGATAGAATCTTTAGACACCACTTTCCGAACTAATGCTCTAAATGGAGCATCCCAACTGCGGTTAACATTAGGGTTAAAAACATATAACTCCTTCGATATGCCAATCCATAAAGTTCCATCTTTGTCGGCATAAATTGCATCTGCCCATTTGTTGGGAAGACGTTTTAAGTCTCTACTCTTTGTTGTCCAATTTCCCGAAGAGTCTTTTTCAAATATTTCAATCCAATTAAGGTTCTCATTATTATAACAGGAGGCCGCATACCCATTGGGTAGTACCACCATTTTGTAAATCCCGTTCCTGTTAGAAAGTTTTTTCCCAATCAAACCTCCTGGTACAAATTGTTTTATTGAGTAGTTAAAATGATAAATGCCATTAGCAGTAAACGCAAAAAGGGAGTCGTTTCTGCTCATTAGGGTAATATACTGCAGATTCTGTAAGCCAGAGAAGTTTTCCTTACCATAAAGTTTGACGTTTTTTAAATCGGGAGAGATGGAGTAAACTCCAGAAGATGCAGTTGCCAACCAGAGATTGCCCATGCTATCCTCAACAATAGATCTTATTTCAAAATTAATTTTAGCACGGTTAATATATCCTGTGCTTTTCCAAGAACCATTTTCCCATTCCATCAGGGCAACGCCTGAACTCATCCCAATGTATAACCTTTCAGGATTAATTTGTGATTGGTATAGTGAAAAACAGACATGTTGAATTTGTTTGGTTAAGCCAAGTCGTTCAATTAAAGCTTTACTAATGTTTGTTGCTTTATTACCTCTTATTTCAAATACTCCATCAGTATAGCTGCCAGCCAGTAAAATAGATTTGTTTTTTGTTGGTTTAAAAATAGTTAATGCCCAAACATTGCCATTTATCCCTTTAACCGGTTTTATTTTTGGTATTCCCTTGCTGTCAAAATCTATGTAAAACACACCATTAAAGGTGGCTAGGTATATTGTATTATTATACTTAATAATGTCGATAATTATTTCTGACAAACCGCTTTCGGAGCCAAATCTGCCTATAGCGGAATTTAGTTCTATTTTAGCAATTCCACCATCGTAAAGGGTAGCCCAAAGGGGAGCGTCGGCATGCTGAAAAATGTCAGAAACTTGCCCAGCATGCATCCCGGTCTCTTGATTTACAAGTCTAACTGGAACTAAGTCTGGTGACAACTCTACAGCGCCGAGCCAGTCCGATTGAACTACGCCAAGAGCAATATTTCCGTTCTGTAGTTTAATAGCATTATAAGGAATTGCTGACTCCTTTTCCATTGTACGAGCCAATTGTGTGGGGGTGTCAACTGACTGAACATTTCCTTGAAAGTAGGTATAAAAACCTTTATCGGTAAATAACAATAAGCTGTTACTATCAAGTGATACCAATGAAAAAACATTTTTTTGAATAAAGTTTTCACCGCCAAGTACAAACTGAATTGTGCTATCTCCATCAAAACTCCTTAGCCCTTTAAGGTAACTATTAATAAAAAAGTTGTTGTTGGCCCTAAGAGTAAAGAAGTTTGCAAATTCAGCAGGGTCGCCAAGCGAAACAGGTTTCACCGTTACCCCATCGTAAATAAAGATATACTTAGTCGAACAAAAGTAGATCTTACCATCCTTAGAATAAGTTTTGTAAATATATCCTAAATTATTGCGAATAGAATCGTTAAGATTATTTGAAAGTGAGGTGTATTCATACTTTCCCGACATTGATGGTTGTAAAAAGCCAAACTCACCAAGTGAGCCTACATAAATTACACCATCCTCGCCTTTGCATAGAGATCGCACCGATTTGTTTTCGGGTACTGATATAATATTCCAAGTTTTTCCATCATACTCTAAAATCCCATTATCATTTGTTCCAAAATACATTACCCCTCTATCATCTTGAGTGATACACCAAACCTGCTCATTTCCACCATAAGTTTCGGGCGTGTAATTTGAAACTAGTGGATTACCATACTGATTAAATACTTGGGATGTTACCAGATATGGTGAAATGATAAGTAGTATGAGAAGTAGTCGTTTAGCCATGAATCTATTTTTTCAACTTTGATAAAGATATTAAAAAAACGTTTATATAGTATCGCTTTTTAATGAAACTTGTATTACTTATCATAAAAAACACCGATGTTATAATTTTGTTTGTGGCTTAATGACACGTCTGGTAGTGCTTTTCATTTAATTGTTATCACAGAATTTTTCTGATTCATCCTATACAATTAAATGCATACATGTATTAGTCAAGTTTGATTTTGTGATAATGTATTCAAATATTTTCATCCAATTTAATGTTTTAAATTCTTAATAATGATTGCTTTCACAAACTGTAATTTGTTTCAGTTTTGGGTCTATGCTGTATTGCTGAATTATTATAAAATATAAAATTCCGCTTATTTTTAAATATTAGCGTTTTAAGGAAGTTGTTGTTTTGTAAAAAATTACTTGACTTTTTACTCTAAAAAGTTATAACTTGTAGGTTATTAAAAAATTATTTATCATGAAATCAATAAAATTATTCGTGGCACTACTGTTGATTAGTGTAATGGGAATGGGACAAGTTCCTCAAAAAATTGCCTATCAGGCTGTTTTGAGAAATGCAGATGGTACTGTAATAGCAGATGAGAATGTTGATCTAAAGATCAATTTCAGAGTTGCATCGCTGAATGGAAATGTTGTCTATGCTGAGACTCATAATGTAGATGTTAACAAACAGGGTATAGTATCCATTATTTTAGGCGATGGTAACCCTGTAAGTGGAAGTTTTGTTGATATTCCTTGGGATAGCGAGGTGTTTATAGAAATCCTTGTTAAAACGCAGAACCAAAATGATTTCATTTCGTTAGGAACATCGCAATTGGTTTCAGTTCCTTATGCTCTTATGGCAAAAAATGGAGTTTCAACAATTGGTCAACCTGGGCAAACAACATATTCTAATGGGGATACATGGATTGCTTCGTCAAGAATTTCAGTTAGCGATAGCTCAGTTAACATAGCTCCAGGTGCTAACCATGATCCTGAAAAACCAATCTTTACTGTAACTAATTCCCAAGGGCAAGTGGTTATGGCAGTTTATGAGTCGGGTGTGCGTTTCTATGTTGAAGAAGAAGGTGCAAAAGGTGCAAAAGGAGGCTTTGCTGTTGGGGGGTTATCTACTACAAAAGCTTCGCCTGATTACTACTTTTCTGTTAATCCATCAAATACGAGTATATATTTCAATAATTCTGTTAAAGGGGCAAAAGGAGGCTTTGCTGTAGGAGGCCTATCAACAACAAAGTCGGATACTGCCATTTATCTAACTGTAAAACCAGAAGAGACAAATGTGTTCTTCGAAAATTCAAATATAAAAGGTGCAAAGGGTGGTTTTGCTGTTGGAGGTTTATCGACGGGTAAGAGCCTATTACCAGGATACTATTTTCAAGTTTTACCAGATTCAACTTACGTGGCAAATACAATGGTATCGTATGGCAACATGATGGTTGCTGGCGATGTGTTAACAAGCGTGGGGGTGGCCGATGCTCCTCTTACAGATGTTGATGGAAATACCTATAAAACAGTAAAAATTGGTCAACAGGTATGGATGGCTGAGAATTTACGCACTTCAAGCTATTTTGATGGGACACCAATTGATCCTGCAACTTACTATAAACTAACAAAGCCAGATTCTACTATTGTATTTGGACACATGTATTTAGTTTCAGCTATTTCAGCAAAAAATGTTTGCCCAACTGGGTGGCATGTTCCAACGATTGAAGACTGGTCCGCTTTGTTCACCTTTGTTGGTGGGCCTGAGTATGTTACTAACTCAGCGGTTTTGTTTAAGAAATTGTCGGAACCTTATAAAGATGTTCTAAATGGTATATATAATTGGGACCCTGTATCCGATCCTGTAACCTATGCTACAAATGAAACAGGTTTCTCTGCTCGTGGTGCTGGTGTTATTATACGCTCAGCGGCTACTAGTAGCTGGTATGGGCAAGAGGTAGGAATGAACGCTTATTTTTGGGTAAATCCTTCTGGACAAACTAGCTATGTTGTTTTTAGTTCATCCTTGGGTAGTGTCCAGGTGCAAAATGTAAGCAGCGGAGACCCAGCATATCCTGTAAGGTGTGTTAAAGATAATTAGTCATAATTTGGGTGCCGAAATTGGCACCCATTTTTTTATTTGATATGCCCCTTTAGTAACTTTTGCTTTCAAGAATTTGCTAGTTTATGGACAGTAAGGGTTAGTTAATAAATTCGACGGTATCAATCTTTAGGAAAAGTTTTTGAATTATAGTTGAATTATTTTACTTAGCTGCCTACAAAACATTCTTTTGCTGATGAAAAGAAAGGTGCTATACGTTGATGATGAGAGGATAAACCTAGAACTCTTTAGGATTAACTTTCGTAACGACTTTGAGGTAATCTTGGCAGATTCTGCTGAAAAAGGGTTAGAGATACTTAAAAATGAAGAGATTGATGTGATAGTATCTGACTTGAAGATGCCTAAAATGAATGGTATTGAATTTATTGAAAAGATAAAAAAAGAAACCCCAAATAAAGTTTGCATCCTATTAACAGCATTCATGGAGTCGGAGGCTATGCTTAAAGCTATTAACGAAGAGCTCGTTTTTAGGTATATAATGAAACCATGGAAAAAGGATGACATGCTTAAGGTCCTTGATATGGCATTTAGCAAAGTTGGATGAATAGTCTATATTAAAATTTAACCATCTATTTGTTTGATTTATTAAGTTTTATAACAAAAAGATTATAAAGTATTTCCTGATTAGCAATTAAACCTTATACTTTTCCTTATTGTGTAATGCATATATTTTCTGCTCTACATTAAGAGTCTCTTCAATAACACTTTACCAGGTGCGCACTAATTAATTATTGAGGTGCGAATTATTCAAAACAAAATTCTATTTTTGTAGGTTGAGTTTTAAATTAAAAGCAATGACCGAAAACGAATTGACTATTGGCGACAGTGGCGAAAGGCCAAAAAATTTTTTAGAAGAGATTATTGAAGCAGATATTAAGGCAGGTAAACATGGTGGGAAGGTATTAACCCGATTCCCTCCAGAACCAAATGGCTACTTGCATATAGGTCATGCTAAGTCTATTTGCTTGAACTTTGGCTTAGCCCAAAAGTATGGTGGTAAAACCAATTTGAGATTCGATGATACAAATCCTGTAAAGGAAGATGTAGAATATGTTAACTCTATTAAAGAAGATATTCGCTGGTTGGGATTTGAATGGGCAAATGAATTTTATGCTTCCGATTACTTTGAGCAACTTTATGAGTGGGCCGAAGAACTTATCAAGAAAGGCTTAGCCTATGTTGACGACCAAACTCAAGAGGAAATTCGAAAAAACAGGGGGACTGTTACCCAACCAGGCAAAGAAAGTCCCTGGAGAAACCGCTCCGTGGAGGAGAATCTTGATCTTTTCCGCCGTATGCGTGCAGGCGAGTTTAATGACGGAGAGAAGGTGTTACGTGCAAAAATTGATATGGCGCACCCAAACATGCTGATGCGCGACCCAATAATGTATCGTATAATACATGCCGAGCATCATCGGACAGGTAATAAATGGTGCATATACCCCATGTACGATTATGCTCATGGCCAGTCCGACTCCATTGAAAAGATTACCCATTCAATATGTACGCTAGAGTTTGATGTGCATCGCCCACTGTACGATTGGTTTATTGAAAAACTTGGCATTTTCCCATCAAAACAATATGAGTTTGCAAGGCTAAACCTTTCTTATACGGTTATGAGCAAGCGTAAGCTGCTTGAACTGGTTCAGCAAAAAATCGTAATGGGATGGGATGACCCTCGCATGCCAACGATTTCTGGTTTACGTAGAAGGGGGTATACTCCAGAATCTATACGATACTTTGCAGATAAGGTGGGAGTAGCAAAACGCGATAACGTTATAGACTTGTCGCTACTTGAGTTTTGTGTACGCGAGGATTTGAATAAACGTGCCGAGCGGCGTATGGCTGTGCTAAACCCCTTAAAGGTAGTTATTACTAATTACCCTGAGGGACAAGTTGAAGAGCTTGAGGCAGTTAATAATCCAGAAGATGAGTCGGCTGGTAAAAGAAAGGTGCCATTCAGTCGCGAAATATATATTGAGCGTGACGATTTTATGGAAAACCCACCCAAAAAGTTCTTCCGCTTAGCACCTGGTAAAGAGGTACGGCTTAGGTATGCATACTTTATCAAATGCGATGAAGTTATCAAAGATGAGAATGGAGAAATTGTTGAACTTCGTTGTTCATACGACCCTGCTTCGCGAGGTGGCCAGTCTCCCGATGGTAGAAAGGTTAAGGGGACTTTGCATTGGGTTTCGGCAACACATGCTGTGAAAGCAGAGATTCGCTTGTTTGATAGACTTTTCTCATCCCCCGACCCCAATAACGTCCCTGAGGGTCAGGATTGGAAGGTTAACATTAACCCCGATTCACTAAAAGTGATTGAAGGCTATGTGGAACCTGCACTTAAAGATGTTAAGCATTTAGACAAATTCCAGTTTGAAAGGCTTGGCTATTTTTGTGTCGACTATGATTCTACTCCAGATCATCTAGTTTTTAACCGTACTGTTACACTTAAAGATACTTGGGCGAAAATTGCAGGCAAGTAGATAGAAGTTTCAAAAAATTTAACTAGTGTTGACAATTTAATAAAATAGCTTTTATCTTTGCAGAAGATAATTGTCCTGTGGTGTAATTGGCAACACGTCTGACTCTGGATCAGAAGAGTCCAGGTTCGACCCCTGGCAGGACAACAAAAGGCCGCTCATAAGAGTGGCCTTTTAACATAATAGTCTTTATCTCACCTCTCCGATTATTTTGATTCTTCGTTTTAATTCTTCTCCATTTTCATCCACCAAGGTTAACACATAGCTACCAGGTTTTGGACTTATTGCCAGTTCATGAACGTTTTGTGTCACGCCTATAAACTTGTTATCCAGATGCCAGTAAATGGTCGATTCAGGTTTGCGGTGGGTTGCTTTTAAAATAACCTGACCGCGTTTCCCATCATTTTCAATGGGAATGTATATGTCGGCTCCATAGTATGGATAAACTAGGTCGATATTTTTTGTTAAGTCATCCTGAGTTTTGCACTTAGGATGTAATGGGGGTAGAGGGGTATAATCGAAATGTGTTTTTTTATAGAACCATTCCTGGGCAGGTGGAAGAATGAACCAAGATGTATCTTTAATATTTTTATCAGGGAAACACGTTCGATTTACCCTGTAATCTTCGGTTTCGTCTAAGAAAATTTTTTTGTGATAAAAGCAGGGTAGCGTTTTAGTTTTGACTGCTGGGACAAGTTCATCAATAACATCATTACAATTTGTTGAAGCAAGCATACCCGTCCTTTTGCATGTCGTTACGGTTTTTAAATCGTAGTAAGGAGGTGATAACCAGCTTGATGATGGAAGGATTGAGAAGATATCAAACATAACAGGGGCTGCCGTAGCAGCACCAATTAGAATAGGACGACCTTCGCCATCGGCATTACCAACCCAAACGGCAACAGTATACTTTGGAGTAACCCCTATAGCCCAAGCATCTCTAAATCCATAGCTTGTGCCAGTTTTCCAGGCAATGGTTTGAGAAGCTATAAAATTGCGCCACGTCCCATCTTCCCCTGGTCTTTTGGATTCTGTAAGAGCTTGGAGTGTTAAGTAGGCTGCTCCAGCACTTATTCCGTGTGCATCGAAAGTATCTGACTTTTGGGATTTAGTGTTCAGGGTATATGAGATAAAGGTTTTTCGTAACGAATCGTTTATGGCAGAACGTGCAAGAGCAGAATATGCTCTTGCTAATTCCCACATGGTTGATTCGGCTCCGCCAAGAATTATTGATAGCCCATAATGGGATGGTGGTTTGTTAATGCTTCGCAAACCTGTTCTTTTGATATTGTTGTAAAACTTCTCAATACCATACTTTTTTAATAGGATAACCGATGGTACATTTAATGAACGAGAAATTATTTCGTTTGCGTTTACTGCTCCTTCAAAGGTTTTGCTAAAGTTCTTGGGTGCAAATCCTGCAACTGCTATTGGTACGTCTTTTACTAATTGTCGAGGAAGTAAAAGCCCCTCCGAAAGCATGTACGCATATAAGAATGGTTTTAGTAAACTTCCATAGCTACGGGGCGAGGTAATAATATCAACTCGAGATGAAAAATTTGGATTGTTGGATAAAATATTCCCAATGTAAACAGGCACCTCGCCAGTTTTGTTATCTATAACCAGAATGGCTAGATTTCTTATCCCATTTGCCAAAAAATGCCGATAGTAACGTTTGGCTATTTGAGTGGCATTATTTTGGTACTCAAGGTTAATGGTTGAATGAATGATTCTTCCTTTTAATCCATCTTTTATACATCGGGTTAGTAGGTGTGTGGCGCGTTGCTTTAACCTATTGGTTGGGTTAGGAAGAGGCTCAAGTAATGAAAGTTGGTAGGTTTGCTTATCAATGATACCTTTTTTGTAAAGTTTGGTAAGAAGAAAGTCTCGTTTG containing:
- a CDS encoding fibrobacter succinogenes major paralogous domain-containing protein, with protein sequence MKSIKLFVALLLISVMGMGQVPQKIAYQAVLRNADGTVIADENVDLKINFRVASLNGNVVYAETHNVDVNKQGIVSIILGDGNPVSGSFVDIPWDSEVFIEILVKTQNQNDFISLGTSQLVSVPYALMAKNGVSTIGQPGQTTYSNGDTWIASSRISVSDSSVNIAPGANHDPEKPIFTVTNSQGQVVMAVYESGVRFYVEEEGAKGAKGGFAVGGLSTTKASPDYYFSVNPSNTSIYFNNSVKGAKGGFAVGGLSTTKSDTAIYLTVKPEETNVFFENSNIKGAKGGFAVGGLSTGKSLLPGYYFQVLPDSTYVANTMVSYGNMMVAGDVLTSVGVADAPLTDVDGNTYKTVKIGQQVWMAENLRTSSYFDGTPIDPATYYKLTKPDSTIVFGHMYLVSAISAKNVCPTGWHVPTIEDWSALFTFVGGPEYVTNSAVLFKKLSEPYKDVLNGIYNWDPVSDPVTYATNETGFSARGAGVIIRSAATSSWYGQEVGMNAYFWVNPSGQTSYVVFSSSLGSVQVQNVSSGDPAYPVRCVKDN
- the pbpC gene encoding penicillin-binding protein 1C, giving the protein MKIDYRSTYIKYMLAGVLLLLAFLLFVRPVHFKASTSTVLLDRNGQLLSATVTDEGMWQFPAPDSVPLRFATCLLQFEDAYFYYHPGFNPVSLVRAAIQNIRKNEIVSGASTITMQLVRLSRKVKPRTYLEKVIEIVLAFRTELAYSKKSILAMYASHAPFGGNVVGLDAAAWRYYNTSPNNLSWAEAATLAVLPNAPGLIFPGRNQHLLKTKRDFLLTKLYKKGIIDKQTYQLSLLEPLPNPTNRLKQRATHLLTRCIKDGLKGRIIHSTINLEYQNNATQIAKRYYRHFLANGIRNLAILVIDNKTGEVPVYIGNILSNNPNFSSRVDIITSPRSYGSLLKPFLYAYMLSEGLLLPRQLVKDVPIAVAGFAPKNFSKTFEGAVNANEIISRSLNVPSVILLKKYGIEKFYNNIKRTGLRSINKPPSHYGLSIILGGAESTMWELARAYSALARSAINDSLRKTFISYTLNTKSQKSDTFDAHGISAGAAYLTLQALTESKRPGEDGTWRNFIASQTIAWKTGTSYGFRDAWAIGVTPKYTVAVWVGNADGEGRPILIGAATAAPVMFDIFSILPSSSWLSPPYYDLKTVTTCKRTGMLASTNCNDVIDELVPAVKTKTLPCFYHKKIFLDETEDYRVNRTCFPDKNIKDTSWFILPPAQEWFYKKTHFDYTPLPPLHPKCKTQDDLTKNIDLVYPYYGADIYIPIENDGKRGQVILKATHRKPESTIYWHLDNKFIGVTQNVHELAISPKPGSYVLTLVDENGEELKRRIKIIGEVR
- a CDS encoding response regulator; the protein is MKRKVLYVDDERINLELFRINFRNDFEVILADSAEKGLEILKNEEIDVIVSDLKMPKMNGIEFIEKIKKETPNKVCILLTAFMESEAMLKAINEELVFRYIMKPWKKDDMLKVLDMAFSKVG
- a CDS encoding glutamine--tRNA ligase/YqeY domain fusion protein; translated protein: MTENELTIGDSGERPKNFLEEIIEADIKAGKHGGKVLTRFPPEPNGYLHIGHAKSICLNFGLAQKYGGKTNLRFDDTNPVKEDVEYVNSIKEDIRWLGFEWANEFYASDYFEQLYEWAEELIKKGLAYVDDQTQEEIRKNRGTVTQPGKESPWRNRSVEENLDLFRRMRAGEFNDGEKVLRAKIDMAHPNMLMRDPIMYRIIHAEHHRTGNKWCIYPMYDYAHGQSDSIEKITHSICTLEFDVHRPLYDWFIEKLGIFPSKQYEFARLNLSYTVMSKRKLLELVQQKIVMGWDDPRMPTISGLRRRGYTPESIRYFADKVGVAKRDNVIDLSLLEFCVREDLNKRAERRMAVLNPLKVVITNYPEGQVEELEAVNNPEDESAGKRKVPFSREIYIERDDFMENPPKKFFRLAPGKEVRLRYAYFIKCDEVIKDENGEIVELRCSYDPASRGGQSPDGRKVKGTLHWVSATHAVKAEIRLFDRLFSSPDPNNVPEGQDWKVNINPDSLKVIEGYVEPALKDVKHLDKFQFERLGYFCVDYDSTPDHLVFNRTVTLKDTWAKIAGK
- a CDS encoding SpoIIE family protein phosphatase; amino-acid sequence: MAKRLLLILLIISPYLVTSQVFNQYGNPLVSNYTPETYGGNEQVWCITQDDRGVMYFGTNDNGILEYDGKTWNIISVPENKSVRSLCKGEDGVIYVGSLGEFGFLQPSMSGKYEYTSLSNNLNDSIRNNLGYIYKTYSKDGKIYFCSTKYIFIYDGVTVKPVSLGDPAEFANFFTLRANNNFFINSYLKGLRSFDGDSTIQFVLGGENFIQKNVFSLVSLDSNSLLLFTDKGFYTYFQGNVQSVDTPTQLARTMEKESAIPYNAIKLQNGNIALGVVQSDWLGAVELSPDLVPVRLVNQETGMHAGQVSDIFQHADAPLWATLYDGGIAKIELNSAIGRFGSESGLSEIIIDIIKYNNTIYLATFNGVFYIDFDSKGIPKIKPVKGINGNVWALTIFKPTKNKSILLAGSYTDGVFEIRGNKATNISKALIERLGLTKQIQHVCFSLYQSQINPERLYIGMSSGVALMEWENGSWKSTGYINRAKINFEIRSIVEDSMGNLWLATASSGVYSISPDLKNVKLYGKENFSGLQNLQYITLMSRNDSLFAFTANGIYHFNYSIKQFVPGGLIGKKLSNRNGIYKMVVLPNGYAASCYNNENLNWIEIFEKDSSGNWTTKSRDLKRLPNKWADAIYADKDGTLWIGISKELYVFNPNVNRSWDAPFRALVRKVVSKDSILFDGAFYRQDSLRRVLSLQQLPYQVPKLGYHHNAMIFSFAAPFFEKEESILYSHYLEGSDEKGWSPWDKKAEATYTNLREGKYIFHVKARNIYGDESIEATYAFEIMPPWYRTILAFIFYLILFVFLVWGIVKWNTRRLIAEKEHLEQIVKERTAEVVAQKEEIEQQKERIAAQNEEITSSIQYASRIQKALLTPKHQVDKIFPENFILYLPRDIVSGDFYYIIQVGNLKIAAVADCTGHGVPGGFMSMLGISFLTQIIGDNPKLKASEILNELRRMVIAALHQTGEIGGSKDGMDIALYIIDEETQMLQFAGANNPLILIRDNEVIQIKGDKMPIGFHLRGEVPFTNHEIEIKKGDAIYTFSDGYVDQFGGPDGRKFMIKHFKELLLKIHHKPMSEQHQILDETLKNWHGDTPRIDDVVVMGIRIL